The window ACCACTCTCTGCGACCATGTCGTGTTTTTCATGGCCAAGAGGATGACAATCGAGACACACTGCACAAATAAGGCGGCACTGTAGCCAATGCCAATACCAAAGGACGATATGCGCGTAGAAAGTTGAAGCTCTTTGGAAGTAATTTCCTCATGAGTGGGCACCCGCTTCAGTCCATACCTTTGAGGCCGGTCGTCAGGAGGTAGCAAGCCTGAGGTGGAATTGACCATGGCTTCTTCTAGGTCATCAGTTGACTCTAGAGCTGGGTCGGCGAGAATAGGCGTCTCTGATTGTGCGTACGCACCCATTACTTCAGGGTGATTACGGACCATAAGAGGGAGGAATGAGTTGAGAAGAACAAACGACGCGCCAAAAGAAGTATTCGAGATGACCGTTAGCAAGGCTCCGAGCAGGTACGTAGTCTTGTTAATGAAGATGAATGCCATCACCGAGAGCCCACCGAGCCAGGCGAATCCGAGAAGAAGCCGCTTTCTGTAGTTGCCATGGTCCGCAGCACAGCTGATACTAACGACGAGAAGTGCCTGCAGCAAAACACTGACGGAAAAGGTATACATGGCAAAGCTCGCCGTGTTGATCTGGATGCCCAATACATATACGATGCACTGGCCATCATCCTCTGATTTGCTGTCGCTGGAACCGCAGGGCATGTCTGGGTTCGAAAGAAGAACGCCATTTTCTCGAGCGAGCGTCTCTAAGAGGATTGGGATGAAGGACGCTGTTGCCACGGTTAGCGCGGGTTTGTTGGGCGCGGAAAGCTGATGGCAAACAACAGCAATGCCAGGAGAAGTTGGGTAGGAGCACGAATGGTAATAAGAATCAAGAACGGAGTGATAAATAGGATAATATAATAGGACAGCAAGCCTCAACATACCAATTCCGCAAATAACATAGGTCTCGGCCGCGAAGCCATACATGTACCATCCCCAAAGCTCCTTCTTGCTAGTCGGTCTGGCGTCATGGCCCTTGTAAGCCGGTACGCCTGGGCGCACGTCGCCGTCGAGGCTGTCGCGGAAACTCATCTCCTCGTCGCTGTCGGACCGCTCGTCGTCGGCCTCGAACGATGATGTCGCGTATGATCTCTTGGACAGAATCGAGAGTCCCGACCAGAACCGCCGTCCCTGAAGCTCTGGACGATGAGGCGGCATGGCAGCAGGCACGGGCTCGCAGGCAGCTAGTCAATAGGCTGATCAGCCACTGGACCCACGTGATTGACCCAGTCGGAAGCGGTACCTAATCTTGCTAATGCACCCCGCGCTGTGTTCTGCTAAGTAATTGCTAACAGCGAATGGCGGACTCGCGAGAGGCCGAGTTTGACAGGACGCTGGGACGCATCAGGACGTGAGATTTCGTATATCGCACGTATGACAAAGGGGGCGGGCTGTGTGTGAGCTTGTCCCTTTTATTCTTAGGCGTCTTCCGGCCCAGCTTTATCTTCCAACCTTGTTTGTGTGTCTGCTGTCTCTGCTGGTGGTTGATGTGCGCTGCAAAGCCTGACTCGCCGGGCGTCTTCAACAAGGCGATCGTGCTCTAGCTGAAGGATCTCTCTTCAGGCACCTGTTATTTCCGACGGCGAGATGCAGCTCTTTAATATGCGCTTGCCATAGTCCCATGCGCATCTGCAACATTCATCACAGCCCCCCTCTGCATATCGCGCCTTCGCTGAGTGCGTCACATCGCCCATTCGCTCCAGTGTGGCCCTAGTGGCTGGGATTCTCTACTCACCGACCCCAGCAACGTCTGCTCTAACCATCTACACTTCTAAATATGGACTTAGTTGCCATCGCTTTGAGGACGGCTAAGCTTTAGCACTGATCAGGGTGGAGAGCTCTCGCGTCAGTGACCCAGTTTAAGCTGCTATTCGGTAGCTAGCGGAGAGACGCGCTCTTTTTTGTGCAGGTCAGctgaggcgaagaagacgctGTCTTGCAAATGGATTTGCCAGTTGCTAACACAAATACCAAAGCAATCCGTCTATTTCCCTGGAATAGTGCCCTATTATTCCCGAGTTTGGCGCCCATGAGACCAAGCTTACTACTTCAGGGCGGTCCCCAGGCGGAATTGCAATGGGCAGGGTTCGCAGCGACGATCTTGCCCGCCTGGGCTTTGTGGCGTGATGAGAGCTTTGGGTGCTACATAGATAATACATACCTAGACAGCCAACGTCTTTCTGTGATGTGAGGAGTCGGAGAGCATGACTGATTGAGCAGGATTTTACACGCTATTGTGATAAGAAACTTGACACGAGCTGacataaaaactttattacgCTTATTGCTTCGCATGTCACCCGCCAGTGGCATCAGCCTTGCGAGGACGATACACCTCTGGTACAGACAGCTATTAAACCAGGCAGGTCGGAACTCAAAGCAGGATATCATAGGTAGCATACGCTCTCCAACCATTACACCCCATTACTCGGCCAATAAACAGCAGCCCTCCAAAACCCTCAACAAATTTTCTATCTTGTCACGAGGAGCTCAGTGTTTGAACACACCAAACAACTTTGTCTTCAGCTTGTCCGCTAGGCCTACGGGCGCAACTGGGCGAGGCTTCGCTTCCGCATGTTCGTCTTTGACGTGGTGCTCATTACCCACCCCACCGCGGCCGGTGTGGAATCCCTGAGTATCCTGGCTTGGTCGAAAGGCCTCTTCCGGGATGGCATCTGCGTCCTTGCGAAGAGTTGCGGCAGTTCCAACGTCGGAGATGTTGCCGGCGCCTGTGATTGCATAGTCCTTAGCTGAGGCCAGGCTCTGATGATGCAACATGGACAATGAAAGACATACCTCCTCGACCGGAGCTGAAAGCGCCGTCGCCATGGCTGCCCTCGACTCCAGATCGCACGACCTCGCCGTCAACGTATTTCGTATCGTCGGTGTCAATATTGCCCGCCCCGCCGCGGCCGTGGGATACTTCAACAGCCATGAGAAGTCGTAGTTTACGCACGTACGGGATGATCGACTGTAATCAGAAATTCTTGCAGTATGCTCAATTGAATGCGATCAGCTGTATTGCCTTATTTGTGATGGAAGTAGGATATCCTTTCGTTTCAACCCACTGGAGCTTGGAAGCCCAGTGGCGCTGCCAGTCCTTATATCACAAGCCGCGACTTACATGCCGAGCGATAAGACAAAAATCGCGTGGGAGCCAAGGCGCCGGATGCGCCACATGGCTGCTCGTGGCGGAAACTCAGGCGACAGACGACTAGCACCAACGAATGAGACGCCTGAATGCGCACAAGGTAAATCCGTTATCAGTCCCCCAATGGTTGGTTTTCAGCCGCGGCCATCCCATCCATCCCATGTCTATCCTCCTAGAGATAACCTTTATCGCAGACCACCCGCGGGAGCCAGTGAGATGCAGCGGGGCGCTGGCCAGTTTTACGTACCTGAATTTGGTGACATCCAGCGACAGGGTTCCTTATCGATGACCTAAGAGCACCCACTATCAGAAGCTCCCACCTGCTTGTCACTGTAATTCACTTGTCCCGGATTCGTAGGCATGTACCGTATAATACCATTCAAGTCCCTTTATAACACGAGAAGTAAGGTTGGAATTGCCAATGCACACCTACGGGCGATCACTCAGCACATCTCAATGCAATCTCCAAGTTTTTGCAATCCCTTCATGATATACATACTACCCGACGGGAAGCTATCTTAGAGGTTGGCGTATAATGCTCAAGCATAGGAAATGCAACTAGAGCTCAGAAGCCACGCCACGTCCCCGAGGCTCTTCTCCCTCGTACTGCAACAATATGTCGGGTATCACTACTGAAGATTCCTGGCCCCAAATATCCCAAAGCGCCTTCACATGATTCTCAGGCGTGTTGTCCTCCAAGTAAAACCACGTCTCTCCGATTCTCATGACGTCGGCACGCACGCTCCGAGTACAAGCCGGTGTTTTCTTCGCCGTAGCCTCCGTTTCAGGGCCATGGTGCCAGCTACTCCCATACAGCCTTTTCCTCGACCTGGCGCAAACCCAGCCTGTCACAGTGACGAAGTCCCCCCCACACGTCCCGTCCTGCTCTTCGCGACCAGCAACTATGTCTTCCTTGACGCAATCCTCGCAAGTAAACCCAGCGATCAGGTATTCGCCGTGACAGCAAGTGTCAGGGGCTATGTCGTGGCAAAACGCAACATTGCCGCTGCAGTCACCCCATGCCCAGAGAGTTAACGTTCTGTTGGCTGCAGACGTGGCGTGGGCGGCCTGGAAACCGAGGAGTATTAGAATAGTACTTGCTTGAAAGAAATGCATACTTTGTGTCGCTGCTTCTGGCTTGTTGGAATTATGAATTTGGTTTTAAATTCGAACATGCCGCCCCGAAGATGGGGACTGTGCCCTTTAAATGCATATTCGTCCGTATCCCTTGCATGATAGAGAGACATGGCCGCCTTGTATTATGCGATTCGATCGCTATTGTATTGCACCAACTTCAATTTTGTAGGATTTATGACTGGAAAGACTACTGAAATGACCATGAATGCCTTAATATACGGTAGAATTCTTACATGTTTTGTCCTAGAAATGGATCCTGCTACTGATGGGCTTATATAGGTACTACTTAACCTACGACATCCATTTCGGACTTCTACTACAATAAAACGATGCCATCCCAAATGATGTAATCGTCCACTTTAGAATAGCACGTATTCTGTTGTGACATCTGACCCAAGAGttagtgctgctgcatgcatgtatcAGAACCAATATCGTCTCTACACTTTATCTCTGTCATTCAAACGCTGTTGGGTCTACtggtattttctttatatgaCGGAAATCAATCTTCTAGCTATACTTTGCCAGCACGGCCTATCTGGAGAATCTCGCCCGTCAGCTGCTCATCGCTTCGCAGAACCGGCCAAGAAGCTCCATCAGCCTTAACAAGAACAAGCTCTAGCTTCGTGCCGAGAATCTTGAATGATGATTTTTCAGAGTCAATTTCGCCAAATAGCGGCACGGTTGCCGTATATCGCTTGGGCGTGGGATCGCTTGTCGTAAGGTCCAAGTCAATTTCCTTTCCCTTGAAATCGACCTTGGCTGTCTccttcttgatcttcttcaagaagTATGATGCAATGACCTGTGTAGGGGTCTGGTAGAAGTCGTGCCTAAAGGATGGTTAGGAGCTGTGGATGCTGCCGTATACTGATTCGCTTCAAAGAGGCAGATGATAAACTCACCTGACTGTGGCCAGAATCTCTTCGCTACCTGACTCGGGAGTGTCCTTCTTCCCACTGCCAACAAATAGATGCTTGTCTTTGGTCTTGCAGCCCTCAATTTTCATGAATTGGTCAAACTCTAGCACCCTCCTCTTGCAGCATGAATAGCCCTTGCTACCCTCATGGAAAATAGGGACACCAGGGTGGTGCACacattcttctccttccctcGCGGATCCCTTCTTGTATTTGATGCTGCATCCCTTTCGGCGACATTCAGCTCCGTCAGGAATATCCAAGCTCGGATCGTCATCCTCGGAATCTGGGGGCGGGGGCGGAGGGGTGGGAATGTGTTGTGCTGGTTGGATCGGCAATCGAGCTGGGGCGGATACACTGgcctcttcaatcttctttGCCAAGGCGGCTTCGTCGATCTGAGGCTTCTCTTCCACTGGAGGGGGCTTCTCAGTGGTAGAATGTGTGCCCGTCGTACAAGGAGGAATCTCCATGAATTCGTCGAAAGTCAATACTCGTGGCTTGCAGCACTTCCATCCTATAAAATTCTCAATTTAGTATATAGACCCAAAGggccgaaaaaaagagaaaaacgcTTATACATAACGAGAAAACACAGAAGAAGGTATCGTACCTTTCTGCCCCTCGTGGAAGACAGGTGGACCAGGGTGGTAATGGCACTCCTCTTCCACGTCAGTAAACTCCTTGCCGCAGCCCTGGCGAACACATTTCTGCGCCATGGCGAAGGTAGAATAAATTATCCAATGGTTGGTATTACGAGAGAGGAAAACTGAATATCGTGCAACacaaaataaagaaatgTTCAAGCAATTGGAAGCTTTAGCTGCTCGGAGAAAGTGGGTAGCTGATGGGATCTTCTAGAACTGTAAAGATGACGGAGCTGTTCTGGGTCTCTCACCGCTTTCCTATTTCGATGCGGGGTTCAAGAtctcaaagctgctgctaatcGGGTATGCAATTAAACCGTAGACTACATAGGATGATAGTTTAAAGTTCAATGAAAGAATCTCGAGCTGTACAACGTGAAGCCAAATTTGCAGTTGgtgcgcagcagctggggcgggaaaaaaaaatgtttatGACAAGGCGTCTTTTGCACGCCTGCAGGATTACTCTGTTTTCACGGGATGACTGTGGCCTCTGCACGCAAGCTAAAGATGTCCTCTCCAATGTCTGGGATAAGCGGCCGTTTCACTATACCGAAGTGAATTTGGCAAAGCCAGAATTCAAGCATTGGAAGAATTTATATGATTTCGACATTCCTGTTGTAAGCAGTCCTCTGTTTGGTAAGATCATAGTATATTGTATTGATGCTCATTAAACAGATACATATTAGCAAAGCAGAAGCCGGCGAAGAGGACGTTAACAAGACCGGAAAGGCCATCAAATTAATGCACCGCTTCACGACAGAGCAAGTCGAGGCAAAGATGGATCAAGCTGAAGGCATATAGTCTACCCTTCTAATCTATGTATCCACATCATTGGAGGAACATGTACCAGACACCTGCCTGATTTAACTTTTGGCAGTAGTAAGATACTGCTTGACTACGTCCTCAAGGCCCATGTAATCCGTGACGACGTGGACCATATCAAATCCTCGCTGCTGGCACTGCTTGGCATGGGCACCGTTAAAAGTATAGATGCCACTTTTCTTGCCGGCTTTCTTAGCAGCGACCTGGACCTTTGAGATAGCATCGTCGAGTTCTGGGGGGATGCCGGCCTCGCTGACGCGGTGCCCGATGTTTATGCCTATAATTTGCCGTTTGTGGTTAACAGCCGAAGATTGTCGTAGCCATTTTTGGGGCTACCTTACCAAGATCAAATGGACCAACGAACAGCACGTCAACTCCCTTGACAGCAGCAATTTCGTCCACGGCCTCAAGAGCTTCTTTTGTCTCAATCTGAACCATAGTCAAGATATTCTCATTGGCTTGGTTAAGGTATTCGAGAGAAGAGATAGTGGCGCCAAACTGCTTGGCAGAATAAGGAGATCCAAAGCCTCGCTTCCCCAAAGGAGGGAATTTGGCGGCCTGGACGAGATCCTCGGCCTCCTTGACGGTACGCAATAGTGGGACAAGAATCTGGGTTACGGGTTTGGTATCAGTAAATAAATTGCCTTTCGTATAAATGAATTCAATGCTGGAAAATACTAGGTGAAATGCTTACACCATGGGCGCCACAATCCAATGCACCTGGACGTTGTCACGTCAGCTTCGTTAATAGATCCTAAGATGCAAGATGTGACCTACGCTTTACCATCCATGGCTCCATTCCCGGGATTCTCACAATGGGAGAGACTCCCAGTGCCGCAATAGCTGGAACTGACTCATGCATTGCACGATCTGCCAATCATTTAACATGTTAGCTCATTTTCCGTCAGGTTTTCATGCAACATCATAATTTGTCTTAGTATAACATACCGTCCAAGCTTCCATGCTCACAGTCCACCAGCACCCAATCTACGCCCGATTGTGCCAGTATCCTGGCTGGTGCCGCCCCGGGAATCATCTGCCAGCCTCCCCAGGCAGGTTTGTTCGCATCGAACAAGGCTTTGAGCCTGTTACCCTCTCGCACCGTTGCCTTTGCGCCGCCAGGCGTTGCTCCCGCTGCGATATAAGACATTTTAAATGGATTACACTGTAGAACTGGCCTCTGCCGGAGTAATAAACGGGAAGTAGCAGTTCTTAAGAAATAAGAATTCATGCCTGTCGCAGATTCAAAGGAGAGAGCGCACGAGAGGCGtcagtatatataaatgagAGTTGGAGGGTTAGGGACTATACGTGGGGAACTAACTATGCGTCAGAGCAGGTAGAGCGCAgcgtttctctctctgcagcAATCGTTTGATTGGACGATTTGCATGTGAGGAGATGATGTTTTGAACAATAGGGTTTTTCGGGAGATGGATTCGGATCGGGATTCTACTTACATTATGGATTCTCTGCTGACGTGACCAGAGAGCTGGGAGCAGGATGATCGGGGTGTCGTAGGGAGAGTGCGGGGGAGTACAAGCCGGAGGGCGCGTGGGGAAAACGCAAGATACATGCGGACCCCGTCCGGGCCAAGAAAGAGGCCAGCGGAGGATATTCCGTAATACTCTGTAGATTGAGGCTAATTGCTGACCTTTCAGTGGTGTTGATTTGTGCTGAGTAAATAATTGAAGTGCTGCCGGCGTTTGTTAGCGTCTCATAATGATGAGCTACATTCATGCACATGCGCGAGAACCAAGGCAGTCAAAACAAGTGCTGTACATTGATCTATCAAATTGCATTGGTATTTACAAATAAAACCGAGTTTGCTTCcaattttagttttttttgcCATTTTATTACGCCCCCAGAAAAATACATCCTTTGATTATCGTTCAGTCCAGTCTTGGAATCTACGTCTGCGAGAAGGAGGGCTTCGTGTCCGTGGTTCtatcgaaaagaaaagggcatcTTTGAAGACGCGCGTCTGATACTCTTTGAGTTTGTATCTCGAGAAAAGGATGTTGTGCCGGTATTCCACGCGCACGAGTTGCCTAATCTCCTATGAAAAGTTGACCCAGCCGTGAGCTGATCCTTGGTGAATTTGCTAGGAAATCATAGGAGCGCAAAAACATCCGCTGCTCTCAAGCTTAGGGAGTTTATCGAGATAAATGAATGTCTATAATTCATTAATCTTGAAGACATCTGTTGCTTAGCGTCAGTAAAGGACATATTCATGCGTCTTCCAACAGCTGTCCATCATACCCAAGGTAATCCTCTTTGATGCTTCCGATGGCCCACATTTCGCCGACTTCTGTTCGAGTACCGATAATCTTGACACGCACATGCGTACCCGGCTCAATGACGGTGTCTTCATTGTTAGTAAACTGTGGGGTGTCGCGTTGGGGTCCCATTTGATGTCGCTGGGTATCAGCTGTGGTACTGTGAATCAGCGCGATTCTAATAGCTATATGGCATTGCCTGGGGAAAGACGCACATGAGCAGACACAAACAGTCTGAGGGGACCAGCTTGGGCGAAGAAACCCTGTGGATTGATGGAGTAGACAACGGCATCAACCTGATCAGGGTTAGACAACTGCTTGCCTCAGCGGGCGCAGGTTTCGCCTTACCGTCTCTCCTTTGAATGGCCGCCATACGACCGCGCGGTATCCAACAGTAAACTCTGCGAGACCATTGCTCGGTAAGATCCGGCCTTCGGAAATGTCGAAGGTATCCATGATAGAGATGATGTAGTAGCTGCCGGCGCAGGTACCTTCGACATCTTTCAGCAGCTTGCTGGTTACAAGGTCGTGCATGTTACGGCCGAAGTAGGACGGGTGCAGGGTGACCCTCCGCTCCATGTTGTAGAGAAAAAACATGATGGGCAGCCGGGCAGAGATGCGTGTGCGTGATGGGAACGATtccgggggggggggggtagCAGCGAGATGGGAGAACAGCGATGGGTCAACCTTCCAGAGAAGCCCCTTCAGTTTCCCATATGAAGGAATATCGAAGCCCCGTTTGCAAGGTTCGTATCCTAGGGGCGCACGAGCGCTGGATGCGTATCCAATTGTCAACCGGCCAGGGAATGAAATGGAAGGCGAATCGAAATCGGCGGAAAGAAAGGGATGTCGAGGAGAAGCCCGGCGGGGGCGGCGAGGAAGGCGACGGGCGGGAAGGAAACAGAGGAGGAGACAAAGCCCTTGAAGCAGACGCAACAC is drawn from Trichoderma asperellum chromosome 4, complete sequence and contains these coding sequences:
- a CDS encoding uncharacterized protein (EggNog:ENOG41~SECRETED:SignalP(1-20)), whose protein sequence is MHFFQASTILILLGFQAAHATSAANRTLTLWAWGDCSGNVAFCHDIAPDTCCHGEYLIAGFTCEDCVKEDIVAGREEQDGTCGGDFVTVTGWVCARSRKRLYGSSWHHGPETEATAKKTPACTRSVRADVMRIGETWFYLEDNTPENHVKALWDIWGQESSVVIPDILLQYEGEEPRGRGVASEL
- a CDS encoding uncharacterized protein (EggNog:ENOG41) — encoded protein: MFMTRRLLHACRITLFSRDDCGLCTQAKDVLSNVWDKRPFHYTEVNLAKPEFKHWKNLYDFDIPVIHISKAEAGEEDVNKTGKAIKLMHRFTTEQVEAKMDQAEGI
- a CDS encoding uncharacterized protein (EggNog:ENOG41); protein product: MAVEVSHGRGGAGNIDTDDTKYVDGEVVRSGVEGSHGDGAFSSGRGGAGNISDVGTAATLRKDADAIPEEAFRPSQDTQGFHTGRGGVGNEHHVKDEHAEAKPRPVAPVGLADKLKTKLFGVFKH
- the ATG22 gene encoding Autophagy protein 22 (TransMembrane:12 (i76-99o144-164i176-194o200-220i302-325o331-355i395-413o433-455i467-486o506-525i537-560o566-587i)); this encodes MPPHRPELQGRRFWSGLSILSKRSYATSSFEADDERSDSDEEMSFRDSLDGDVRPGVPAYKGHDARPTSKKELWGWYMYGFAAETYVICGIASFIPILLETLARENGVLLSNPDMPCGSSDSKSEDDGQCIVYVLGIQINTASFAMYTFSVSVLLQALLVVSISCAADHGNYRKRLLLGFAWLGGLSVMAFIFINKTTYLLGALLTVISNTSFGASFVLLNSFLPLMVRNHPEVMGAYAQSETPILADPALESTDDLEEAMVNSTSGLLPPDDRPQRYGLKRVPTHEEITSKELQLSTRISSFGIGIGYSAALFVQCVSIVILLAMKNTTWSQRVVLCMVGTWWSVFTIPSAMWLRPRPGPPLTIHGQKNGPSWWTYFKYSWKSLFRTIQLARRLLDIMLFLGGWFLLSDAIATTSSTAVLFAKTQLHMKPWALGMINVISTMSGIFGAFGWSWISRAFNLRPHQTILVCIALFELIPIYGLMGYLPFIQRWGVMGLQQPWEMYPLAAVYGLVMGGLSSYCRSLFGELIPPGSEAAFYALYAITDKGSSVFGPAIVGAIIDKTGSIRPAFWFLGALVGFPAPLIWLINVERGKTEGEKLAETIEAFDVEDPEREEGEQEDEETTRGMLADYEATEENGDTTHRR
- a CDS encoding uncharacterized protein (EggNog:ENOG41), with product MAQKCVRQGCGKEFTDVEEECHYHPGPPVFHEGQKGWKCCKPRVLTFDEFMEIPPCTTGTHSTTEKPPPVEEKPQIDEAALAKKIEEASVSAPARLPIQPAQHIPTPPPPPPDSEDDDPSLDIPDGAECRRKGCSIKYKKGSAREGEECVHHPGVPIFHEGSKGYSCCKRRVLEFDQFMKIEGCKTKDKHLFVGSGKKDTPESGSEEILATVRHDFYQTPTQVIASYFLKKIKKETAKVDFKGKEIDLDLTTSDPTPKRYTATVPLFGEIDSEKSSFKILGTKLELVLVKADGASWPVLRSDEQLTGEILQIGRAGKV